In Spirosoma aureum, a single genomic region encodes these proteins:
- a CDS encoding IS3 family transposase yields MKQFEARANRTLLCQWLDLPRSVYYYQPQFGRPGARPSQLTMKLDGSWVDNQQVVTSIRHLLDIEFNALGYEYITYELKKEYFINKKKVYRLMQEHNLLLGKMIYPTMGKREFVKFKRIEATKPLEYLCWDIKYVWVQGERRNYRCGGPLFVKRH; encoded by the coding sequence ATGAAACAGTTTGAAGCCCGCGCCAATCGCACCCTGCTATGTCAGTGGCTTGACCTGCCTCGCAGTGTGTATTATTACCAACCCCAATTCGGCAGACCTGGAGCCCGGCCTAGCCAATTGACCATGAAGCTGGACGGATCGTGGGTTGATAATCAACAGGTAGTCACGAGTATCCGACACTTACTGGATATTGAATTCAATGCACTTGGCTATGAATACATTACCTATGAGTTGAAAAAGGAGTACTTCATCAATAAGAAAAAAGTGTATCGGCTCATGCAGGAGCATAACTTACTCTTAGGCAAGATGATCTATCCGACGATGGGTAAACGCGAGTTCGTTAAATTCAAACGTATCGAAGCGACCAAACCCTTGGAATACCTATGCTGGGATATCAAATATGTCTGGGTCCAGGGTGAACGACGGAATTACCGCTGCGGCGGGCCGCTATTTGTTAAGCGTCATTGA
- a CDS encoding transposase, translating into MRDGHAETCRKYNLSPSLLRKWRLKYLSKGREGLKDSYPRVDPQLRALEEENERLNGTAHAANCSKTGFRIGTAVADHSRASC; encoded by the coding sequence ATTCGTGACGGCCATGCCGAGACCTGTCGCAAGTACAATTTATCCCCTTCATTGCTGCGCAAGTGGCGATTGAAGTACTTAAGCAAAGGCAGAGAGGGCCTGAAAGATTCCTATCCACGCGTTGACCCTCAACTGCGAGCACTCGAAGAGGAGAATGAACGTCTGAATGGGACCGCCCATGCGGCGAATTGTAGCAAAACAGGCTTTAGAATTGGAACCGCGGTGGCGGACCACTCAAGAGCGAGCTGCTAA
- a CDS encoding IS1 family transposase translates to MVRKDSLQALERKHPTLRTRLKRLTRPAICFSKLVAVHDTIIGLFINQFFLADKRN, encoded by the coding sequence ATAGTTCGTAAAGATTCCTTACAGGCTCTTGAGCGTAAGCACCCCACTCTTCGAACACGCTTAAAGCGATTAACCCGCCCAGCCATATGCTTTTCTAAGTTAGTTGCGGTTCATGACACGATAATCGGCCTATTTATCAATCAGTTTTTCCTCGCCGATAAACGCAATTAA
- a CDS encoding DUF5694 domain-containing protein: protein MYHYIHQLLRVALVVLSLTTTATNAQQKPVEILLLGTFHFDNPGLDVAKFESANILSPKRQQEVKTVVNQLIAYKPDKVFIEAEPAQQAQWDSLFSLYQQGKFTLKANEIYQLAFPVAKALGHPHLYAADYRNADFPYDSLMKVLASSNQQAMQQTIQTTIAQVEQSFNANLSKHTLSEMLTIDNTLESRRDILTFYLQCIGAGKLNNHVGAYLTSEWWRRNMVIYANILKQLTGNEKRIVVLFGSAHTAVLEEFMKYNSALRLTDVGEVLH, encoded by the coding sequence ATGTATCACTATATCCATCAGCTCCTAAGGGTAGCCCTCGTGGTGCTCTCCTTAACAACAACCGCAACAAATGCTCAGCAGAAGCCAGTCGAGATACTGTTGTTAGGAACCTTTCACTTCGACAATCCTGGACTCGATGTCGCTAAGTTTGAAAGTGCCAATATTCTTTCCCCTAAACGGCAGCAAGAAGTAAAAACCGTAGTCAATCAGCTCATTGCCTACAAACCCGATAAGGTTTTCATTGAGGCTGAACCGGCTCAGCAAGCCCAGTGGGATTCGCTCTTTAGTCTCTATCAACAAGGGAAATTCACCCTGAAAGCCAACGAAATCTACCAGTTAGCCTTTCCGGTGGCCAAAGCTTTGGGACACCCACACCTCTATGCAGCAGATTATAGAAATGCCGACTTCCCCTACGATAGCCTAATGAAGGTATTGGCCTCTTCCAATCAGCAGGCAATGCAACAAACCATTCAAACGACGATTGCTCAGGTCGAGCAATCGTTTAACGCAAATCTGTCAAAGCATACCCTTTCTGAGATGCTTACGATTGACAACACGCTGGAATCGCGAAGAGATATCCTCACCTTTTATCTTCAATGCATTGGCGCAGGCAAACTGAACAATCACGTCGGTGCCTATCTGACCAGCGAATGGTGGCGACGCAATATGGTCATCTATGCGAATATTCTAAAGCAGTTGACGGGTAACGAAAAACGCATTGTTGTCTTGTTTGGGTCGGCGCACACGGCTGTCCTCGAAGAGTTCATGAAGTACAATTCAGCCCTTCGGTTAACAGATGTAGGTGAGGTACTCCACTAG
- a CDS encoding Y-family DNA polymerase — MYGLIDVNAMYVSCERAFNPRLNGVPVVAVGNNDHCVIARSNEAKILGIKMGQPLFQIRELIDEHNVQICSSNFELIGDMSARMMSVLAQFADDVEPYSIDEAFIQVNTHFDGIYPSYQGLGYAIRDTIGQWLRLPVCVGFGITKTLAKVANKRAKAKPELGGVCVITNGESAEEALREFPVKDLWGIGSQYARLLKKNGIETAWQLQRIEDLDWVRDRMTVNGLRMVYELRGFPCRLLEVNAPPKKTICTAVSFGKLIPDLKNITDALTTYLARCCEKLRKQESLARHVTVFLHTNPNRITPGNGLPAKQYSASRSVRLPHYTNHLPDFLRYAIPVVESLFQFGYNYQKVGVILNDIIPDTIHQGNLFAEFPTAKSLHIGKTIDRINRKHGRDKVRLASQLQSPDWSMVRGSLSRQYTTDWNQLLKAK, encoded by the coding sequence ATGTACGGACTTATCGACGTGAACGCAATGTACGTGAGCTGTGAGCGAGCGTTCAATCCCAGACTCAATGGTGTACCCGTGGTCGCTGTTGGCAACAACGATCACTGCGTGATTGCGCGTAGTAACGAAGCCAAAATACTGGGTATTAAAATGGGACAGCCATTATTTCAGATTCGGGAATTAATCGATGAGCATAACGTGCAGATCTGCTCCTCCAACTTCGAATTGATCGGTGATATGTCGGCCCGGATGATGAGCGTTCTGGCGCAGTTTGCCGACGATGTAGAACCCTATAGCATCGATGAAGCCTTCATTCAGGTTAATACCCACTTCGACGGCATCTATCCGTCCTATCAGGGTCTGGGCTATGCGATACGGGATACGATCGGGCAGTGGCTCCGTCTTCCTGTCTGCGTTGGTTTTGGGATAACCAAGACACTGGCCAAAGTGGCCAACAAACGAGCCAAGGCCAAGCCAGAGCTGGGCGGTGTCTGCGTGATCACTAACGGAGAAAGCGCCGAAGAAGCCCTTCGGGAGTTTCCGGTCAAAGATCTGTGGGGCATCGGTTCGCAGTACGCCCGCTTGCTGAAGAAAAACGGGATTGAAACCGCCTGGCAACTTCAACGCATTGAAGACCTGGACTGGGTGCGGGATCGCATGACGGTGAATGGCCTTCGGATGGTGTATGAGCTGCGGGGTTTTCCTTGCCGGTTGCTGGAAGTAAATGCGCCCCCGAAAAAGACCATCTGCACCGCTGTTAGCTTTGGTAAACTCATTCCGGACTTGAAGAATATAACTGACGCGCTGACTACTTACTTAGCCCGCTGCTGTGAGAAGCTCAGAAAGCAGGAGTCACTGGCCCGGCATGTCACTGTGTTTCTTCATACGAACCCCAACCGCATCACACCTGGCAATGGCCTGCCTGCCAAACAGTATTCAGCCTCCCGATCGGTCAGGCTCCCGCACTATACTAACCACCTGCCAGACTTTCTGCGCTATGCCATCCCAGTGGTGGAAAGTTTGTTTCAGTTCGGCTATAATTATCAGAAAGTGGGGGTGATCCTAAATGACATTATTCCCGATACTATTCACCAGGGGAATCTGTTTGCCGAGTTTCCAACCGCGAAATCGCTGCACATCGGCAAAACCATTGACCGTATTAATCGCAAACATGGCCGGGATAAAGTCAGGCTGGCTTCTCAGCTACAGAGCCCCGACTGGTCGATGGTTAGGGGTAGTTTGAGCAGGCAATATACAACCGACTGGAACCAGCTATTGAAAGCAAAATAA
- a CDS encoding DDE-type integrase/transposase/recombinase → MSGSRVNDGITAAAGRYLLSVIDVYSRKILDWVFQGSIRQMDLINLLRRVNQGYELKGVILRNDNGSQFIAHSVRKFLKNSEVKQEFTHVATPEENSYIDRAAGAGLSQHSRARHH, encoded by the coding sequence ATGTCTGGGTCCAGGGTGAACGACGGAATTACCGCTGCGGCGGGCCGCTATTTGTTAAGCGTCATTGATGTTTACAGCCGCAAAATTCTGGACTGGGTCTTCCAAGGTAGCATTCGTCAAATGGACTTAATCAATCTGCTTCGACGAGTAAATCAGGGCTATGAGTTAAAAGGCGTCATTTTGCGCAATGATAATGGTAGCCAATTCATTGCCCATTCGGTGCGTAAGTTTTTGAAAAACTCGGAGGTTAAACAGGAATTCACTCATGTGGCTACCCCAGAGGAGAATTCCTACATTGACCGGGCAGCCGGCGCTGGCCTTTCACAGCATTCTAGAGCACGACATCATTGA
- a CDS encoding DUF5990 family protein translates to MIIKQDIIVRIVLQKPTEGVDFGLQKGSGHPYETIQLQQALAQDIRFECSVTVKGDRQKDEKPGFFGPFVQGSPPEKFIYIDIGTYAGQTESIWGRRLKVPLRGITWDTIEEVITSSDLVLETQVPGSGKDGSPACATVKPFGGWKINKLNAYM, encoded by the coding sequence ATGATTATCAAGCAAGATATTATCGTTCGGATTGTCCTGCAAAAGCCGACGGAAGGGGTAGATTTCGGGCTTCAAAAGGGCAGTGGACATCCCTATGAAACGATACAGCTTCAGCAGGCCCTTGCGCAGGACATTCGATTTGAGTGCTCCGTCACCGTCAAAGGCGACCGACAGAAGGATGAAAAACCAGGTTTTTTCGGGCCTTTCGTCCAGGGCTCTCCGCCGGAAAAATTTATTTATATCGATATAGGTACCTACGCTGGTCAGACGGAATCTATCTGGGGACGGCGACTGAAAGTGCCGCTCCGCGGAATTACCTGGGATACCATCGAAGAAGTAATCACCTCTTCGGACTTAGTGCTGGAAACCCAGGTACCAGGGTCCGGAAAAGACGGAAGCCCAGCTTGTGCCACCGTAAAACCATTTGGCGGGTGGAAAATTAATAAGTTAAACGCCTACATGTAG
- a CDS encoding LexA family protein, with protein MIDTIKPANIWHIDPAERVPIPFYQSPVSAGFGNPAENYLRARLSLDQLCIEHPDASYFVEVDGDSMIADDIRPGSILVVDASHTVETGKIIVCWVNGECYAKRFVRFERMIALFPSNPDYLPIYVHLDIDQFSVLGVVIRIVSKPPKWDSEQTKSAINHVRTYRRERNVREL; from the coding sequence ATGATCGACACCATTAAGCCAGCCAATATCTGGCACATTGATCCGGCCGAGCGGGTTCCTATCCCCTTTTACCAGTCGCCCGTATCGGCAGGCTTTGGCAATCCGGCTGAGAACTATCTGCGCGCCCGACTCTCGCTGGATCAACTTTGCATCGAACACCCCGATGCATCTTACTTTGTGGAGGTGGACGGTGATTCGATGATTGCTGATGACATCCGGCCCGGCTCTATTCTGGTGGTCGATGCTTCACATACCGTCGAAACCGGCAAGATCATTGTCTGCTGGGTTAATGGGGAATGCTACGCCAAACGCTTCGTTCGCTTTGAGCGCATGATTGCCCTGTTTCCTTCCAATCCGGATTATCTACCTATTTACGTCCACCTGGATATTGACCAGTTTTCGGTGCTGGGCGTGGTGATTCGTATCGTCTCCAAACCTCCTAAATGGGACAGTGAACAAACTAAATCAGCCATCAACCATGTACGGACTTATCGACGTGAACGCAATGTACGTGAGCTGTGA
- a CDS encoding alpha/beta fold hydrolase translates to MSTTPQSSAQHNKPSDSGYAPVNGIKVYYEVYGEGMPIVLLHGAYYTIDLNWGRLIPELSKTRKVIAIEMQGHGHTPFSDRKLSRTTLASDVESVMDYLNIDSADIVGYSFGGSVAYQFAIQSPERLRKLVIISAAYKSGGWLPEVTKGFENLKPELFDNTPLQAAYDAVAPDKTKWTKFLEQMIASATTSYDLGDSNIATITAPVLLISGDNDGMDKIELIKTYQLLGGVATSDFGVTPKSQLAIIPGEGHVSLMMQTQTILGYLNSFLK, encoded by the coding sequence ATGTCCACAACACCCCAATCCAGCGCGCAACATAACAAGCCCTCCGACAGCGGCTATGCGCCTGTTAATGGCATTAAAGTCTATTATGAAGTTTATGGCGAAGGCATGCCTATCGTTCTGCTGCACGGTGCGTATTACACTATTGATTTGAATTGGGGGCGATTAATCCCTGAATTATCAAAAACACGAAAGGTAATTGCCATTGAAATGCAGGGCCATGGACACACACCGTTTTCGGACAGAAAATTATCCCGCACTACTTTAGCAAGTGATGTGGAAAGTGTAATGGATTATCTAAATATTGACAGTGCGGACATTGTAGGATATAGCTTTGGCGGCTCTGTAGCTTATCAATTTGCTATCCAAAGCCCTGAACGGCTGAGGAAATTGGTAATTATTTCTGCTGCTTATAAAAGCGGTGGTTGGTTGCCTGAAGTAACAAAAGGATTTGAAAACCTGAAGCCTGAACTTTTTGATAACACACCTTTGCAAGCCGCCTATGATGCAGTAGCACCCGATAAAACAAAATGGACAAAATTCCTGGAACAGATGATTGCCTCCGCTACGACGTCATACGATCTGGGAGATTCCAACATTGCAACGATTACGGCTCCCGTATTATTGATTTCGGGCGACAATGACGGGATGGATAAAATTGAGTTAATCAAAACGTATCAATTACTAGGAGGTGTAGCAACCAGTGATTTTGGTGTCACTCCAAAATCACAGTTGGCTATTATTCCCGGAGAAGGGCATGTTAGCCTCATGATGCAGACCCAAACGATATTGGGCTATTTAAATAGTTTTTTAAAGTAA
- a CDS encoding DUF1835 domain-containing protein: MVYNILNGDSLAYSFPDAKIEGNSIVVREGLIDGDLSGDNLHDFWQSRAKYLGITETEYNKSVVNEFEKIINAPDNSEFNLWFEYDLFCQANMWFVVSIINSLPIKKNVFAVYTSYLGKASKEFWNGFGPANSDELKVCYAGRIPFSEADINFGHELWKAYKNGKLEELTNLSTHQSLAFPYLQEVVKAHVDRFPEDGTKGRPELVIEDITKNISTDFHKVFNEFWNRESIYGFGDTQLKSLYDKVIHFR, from the coding sequence ATGGTATACAATATTTTAAATGGCGACTCCCTGGCTTATAGTTTTCCAGACGCAAAAATTGAAGGAAATAGTATTGTTGTTAGAGAAGGACTTATTGATGGAGACTTATCAGGGGACAACCTTCATGACTTTTGGCAATCAAGAGCCAAATACCTGGGGATAACAGAAACCGAATACAATAAATCTGTTGTAAATGAATTTGAAAAAATAATAAATGCGCCTGATAATTCAGAGTTTAATCTTTGGTTTGAGTATGACTTATTTTGTCAAGCAAACATGTGGTTTGTTGTTTCAATTATCAATAGTTTGCCAATAAAGAAAAATGTTTTTGCTGTTTATACCTCTTATTTAGGCAAAGCCAGTAAAGAATTTTGGAATGGCTTTGGTCCAGCAAATTCAGACGAACTTAAAGTTTGTTATGCAGGTAGAATTCCTTTTAGTGAAGCCGACATAAATTTCGGCCATGAGTTGTGGAAAGCTTACAAAAACGGCAAACTTGAAGAGTTGACAAATCTCTCAACACACCAATCGTTAGCTTTTCCGTATCTACAAGAAGTAGTAAAGGCACATGTTGACCGCTTTCCAGAAGATGGCACAAAAGGAAGACCCGAACTAGTTATTGAAGACATCACAAAAAATATTTCTACTGATTTTCATAAAGTGTTCAACGAATTTTGGAACCGCGAAAGCATTTATGGTTTTGGGGACACTCAATTAAAAAGTCTGTATGACAAAGTAATTCACTTTCGCTAA
- a CDS encoding WG repeat-containing protein — protein METTTTPQKPKKWYNKVWLAVLSGLLLFPVNSYVLWKNTTIRKLWKVLIFIVSPFFTLLTIGLLTLTYLFVSPLVKEISQTLSDKISARPEDDRPKVFYDLTTALAGYKDSDGEIIIPAKYDYASDIVDSSAVVCQDGKYGYIDDAGNQLLPLQFEEAFTFIDGVAVVKKGGQWMTIDSKGQTLKTLNYDDIFQMDSLYCSEKDALYGYLNDKGEEIMKPKLTIPYFFRNGLANFGHYENGNVYMNTRLKLGLFVECTKGDDFSDGLAAVIRNGKVGFINTKGELVIPAEYDYQERNGMTFLPSFYLGRASVEKNGKHGFINKKGETIIPFNYDDTGSFFETGITSVEINKKHGAIDTLGNFVIQPIYESLNDFYSEEAVRAKLNGKYGFVDKTGKVIVPFIYDLAYDYNQGAPFVQRNGKWALLNKEGKPITPFQFEGVYGRFSEGLACVKLNGKYGYISKSGKVIIDYKFENGENFSNGVVSRYNNGRKYIYDKKGREIRVE, from the coding sequence ATGGAAACTACCACCACCCCTCAAAAGCCCAAGAAATGGTATAACAAAGTCTGGTTAGCTGTTCTCTCCGGCTTGCTTTTATTCCCGGTGAACAGTTATGTACTTTGGAAAAACACAACCATTCGCAAGCTCTGGAAAGTACTTATTTTTATCGTATCCCCCTTTTTCACTCTGCTGACAATAGGTCTCCTAACGCTTACGTATTTATTTGTTTCCCCTCTGGTTAAGGAGATCAGCCAAACCCTGTCGGATAAAATATCAGCCAGGCCGGAAGATGATAGGCCTAAAGTATTTTATGACTTGACTACCGCCCTCGCCGGGTATAAAGACTCCGATGGGGAAATAATCATTCCAGCAAAGTATGATTATGCAAGTGACATCGTTGACAGCTCAGCCGTTGTCTGTCAGGATGGGAAATACGGCTATATTGATGATGCAGGCAACCAATTACTGCCCTTACAATTTGAAGAGGCTTTTACATTTATTGATGGGGTCGCTGTTGTTAAAAAGGGAGGACAATGGATGACCATTGATAGCAAAGGGCAAACATTGAAGACATTGAACTACGATGATATATTTCAGATGGACAGTTTATACTGTTCTGAGAAAGATGCCTTATACGGCTATCTGAATGATAAAGGCGAAGAAATTATGAAACCGAAGTTAACGATTCCCTATTTTTTTCGTAACGGCTTAGCGAATTTCGGACATTATGAGAATGGGAATGTATACATGAATACAAGATTAAAGCTTGGGTTATTCGTTGAGTGTACAAAAGGTGATGATTTTAGTGACGGACTCGCTGCTGTAATTAGAAATGGTAAGGTTGGTTTTATTAATACAAAAGGAGAGTTAGTTATTCCTGCCGAATATGATTACCAGGAGCGGAATGGTATGACCTTTCTTCCATCCTTTTACTTAGGTCGTGCCAGTGTTGAGAAAAATGGCAAACATGGTTTTATCAATAAAAAGGGGGAAACAATTATTCCATTTAACTACGATGATACGGGTTCCTTTTTTGAAACAGGGATCACATCAGTTGAAATTAATAAAAAACATGGTGCTATTGATACGTTAGGCAACTTCGTTATTCAACCTATCTACGAAAGTTTAAATGATTTTTATTCCGAAGAAGCGGTCAGAGCTAAGCTAAATGGCAAATATGGTTTTGTAGATAAAACAGGAAAAGTTATTGTACCGTTTATTTATGACCTGGCTTATGACTATAATCAAGGGGCACCCTTTGTTCAGCGAAATGGCAAATGGGCTCTGTTGAATAAAGAAGGAAAACCGATCACACCGTTTCAATTTGAGGGCGTCTATGGCAGATTTTCCGAAGGGTTAGCCTGCGTTAAATTAAATGGAAAATATGGCTATATCAGCAAATCAGGAAAGGTTATAATTGATTATAAATTTGAAAACGGGGAAAATTTTTCAAACGGCGTAGTTAGTAGGTATAACAATGGCAGGAAATATATTTATGATAAAAAGGGCCGGGAAATTAGGGTTGAATAA
- a CDS encoding integrase core domain-containing protein, which produces MWLPQRRIPTLTGQPALAFHSILEHDIIDRNEFASYYEAKEMLTRYFFHYNQHRLHRSIGFITPQQKWEEATVIYDTTAAAAAFSENLSN; this is translated from the coding sequence ATGTGGCTACCCCAGAGGAGAATTCCTACATTGACCGGGCAGCCGGCGCTGGCCTTTCACAGCATTCTAGAGCACGACATCATTGATCGCAATGAATTTGCCAGCTATTATGAAGCGAAAGAAATGTTGACGCGTTATTTTTTTCATTACAATCAGCATCGGCTTCACCGTTCCATTGGCTTCATTACACCCCAGCAAAAATGGGAGGAGGCAACGGTGATTTATGACACAACCGCAGCGGCGGCCGCCTTTTCAGAAAATCTGTCCAACTAA
- a CDS encoding sensor histidine kinase: MDANESPELLQAVLANSLTNIYAANAVRHHNTGQIIDFRITLVNPTFRDRSGFSGEHLRANSLLTLYPELSQSTLFERFIQVIETGQPFRGEEYFPNRSSSFWYDMSLSKFDDGIVVNFIDVTAKHQTQQEILQQAQLLQATLDGSISSILAVTAIRDEHGQIIDFRMDKANQAVERSLSIPPEQIEGRKLLEMFPGNVENGFFDLYVQVAETGIPQQATQHYKDGNGLDGWFEVSAVRQSPEKVVITFFNVTESKRLERKLRDSNQSLNEFAAIASHDLQEPLRKITSFSQLLIEQYAQALGDGVDLVNRMQSAAKRMQMLIKDLLDYSSLSKDEATAHHPVDLDSLVNEVLTDLEFTVQETRAKIEVGELCILMGNSFQLRQVFQNLLSNALKFTKPGVPPHIKLSCDKKTRAELPTGLRLLTKPIESYCQITVADQGIGFDEAYRDKIFDAFHRLHGRNSPYMGTGIGLAIVRKVMDNHDGGVTAFSRQGEGTSFALYFPAIVY; encoded by the coding sequence ATGGATGCAAACGAGTCACCAGAATTACTCCAGGCCGTATTAGCCAATTCGCTTACCAATATTTATGCTGCTAATGCAGTTCGCCATCACAATACAGGCCAAATAATCGACTTTCGCATTACACTCGTCAACCCAACTTTTAGGGATCGGAGTGGATTTTCTGGTGAGCACCTGAGGGCCAATTCTCTATTGACCCTCTACCCAGAATTGTCTCAGTCAACCCTCTTTGAGCGGTTCATTCAGGTCATTGAAACGGGTCAGCCATTTCGGGGTGAAGAATATTTTCCAAACCGAAGTAGCTCTTTCTGGTACGACATGTCGTTGAGTAAATTTGATGATGGTATTGTGGTCAACTTCATCGACGTGACGGCCAAACACCAGACACAACAGGAAATACTACAACAGGCGCAGCTGCTTCAAGCCACATTGGATGGCTCTATTAGTAGTATTCTGGCGGTAACGGCCATTCGTGACGAGCATGGACAGATTATTGATTTCAGGATGGATAAGGCCAATCAGGCCGTTGAGCGCAGTTTATCTATACCGCCTGAACAAATCGAAGGCCGGAAACTGCTGGAAATGTTTCCAGGTAATGTAGAGAACGGTTTTTTTGATCTATACGTCCAAGTGGCTGAAACGGGCATACCTCAGCAGGCTACCCAACATTACAAGGATGGTAATGGTTTGGATGGCTGGTTTGAGGTTTCTGCCGTGCGACAGTCTCCTGAAAAAGTCGTTATTACGTTTTTCAATGTCACCGAAAGCAAACGTTTGGAGCGAAAACTTCGTGATTCCAATCAGAGCCTTAACGAGTTCGCGGCTATAGCCTCGCATGATTTGCAAGAGCCGTTGCGTAAGATCACATCGTTCAGTCAATTGTTGATCGAGCAATACGCGCAGGCTCTGGGTGATGGTGTCGATCTTGTGAATCGGATGCAATCGGCGGCTAAACGGATGCAGATGCTGATTAAAGATTTACTGGACTACTCTTCCCTTTCAAAGGATGAGGCAACGGCCCATCATCCCGTCGATTTAGATAGTTTAGTGAATGAGGTGCTGACTGACTTAGAATTTACTGTACAGGAAACTCGAGCGAAGATTGAGGTGGGTGAGCTTTGTATCCTGATGGGCAACTCGTTTCAATTGCGGCAAGTATTTCAGAATTTATTATCTAATGCGCTGAAATTCACGAAGCCAGGAGTACCGCCCCATATTAAACTGAGCTGTGATAAAAAGACTCGGGCGGAACTCCCAACGGGTCTGCGTTTACTGACCAAACCCATTGAATCCTATTGTCAAATTACAGTGGCCGATCAGGGCATCGGTTTTGATGAAGCCTACCGGGATAAGATTTTTGACGCTTTCCATCGCTTGCATGGCCGTAATAGTCCCTATATGGGTACCGGTATCGGCCTGGCTATTGTTCGCAAGGTGATGGATAATCATGATGGTGGTGTTACAGCGTTTAGTCGTCAGGGAGAAGGCACGAGCTTTGCCCTCTACTTCCCTGCCATAGTGTACTAG